TGTTCTATTGACACTGAGGAATAACAGATAATCATCTGGCTGGCGTAGACCCAAACCATCCTCCAGTCCGATTAAATTTAGTGGTGATGCTTGAAAACAAAAATCGACAATTCGGTCGTCTATATCAATGCTATTAATGATCCTATAAAGATATTGATCCTAGAAAGATGCTGATATGTTAGACTCAAAGCTTAGACACAAATACGCGTCTCGATACTTTGATATTAGATGCTTGACATACAATGGATCTACTTTTACCCAGTTATTTCATGTAGGTTATATTTTGTACTGAAGACATGATTCCCCTGTCACTTTGGGAAGCAATGCATACAAAGCAAGCAAATCTGGGAACAGTGCAGGTTAAATCTTTAACTACGCTTTTATTCTTCATAGTTAAACATGTTTATCCACATCCTGTAAAGGTCGTTATGCACTTAGGGCTTCATATATACAATGTGTGTGAGTTCTTCTCAGCAAAAGCAATTACTTCTAGTGTTTCTGAAACCTACAGAATAAGAATATCATGTTGCTAATACTATTAAAACGGTTggctttgtttcttttgaacctTCAATGTaatgttttctcaaacttttCAATAGTTGATGTCCTCTTTCAATTCCTTTTTGTTACAAATCCAGAAAAGACACGCACCGATGTCATGGTTTATTATTGTTTGAGTTTTCATAAGCATTCTACTCCATATCCTtgttatagttaattttatacattCTTAAGTTGATCAAATGATTTCAGTAATTTGAAGGAAGACTGTTATGGTGTTTCTAGTTTAAACTGAAAAAAAATGCCTGAACCTTTTGGTGTCTATTCTGCAGATAGCAAAATCATTGCCACGGATATGCTTCTTGTCTGGCCTTAGCGGGGAGGAGATGATGATGTTTATTGATGCTTTTCCGGAAACTGGTATtctgatattttcttatttataactGTAATAAAAACAAGTCAACTCTAGTTTGAATTCTTATCTAAAATCAAAAGATGTCTGAAGATTTTTCATTCAAGCGCATGGAATTAAATTGACCAGGAACTATGCGGAACTGCAAATCTTCATTTTTCTCTGAATTTGTCGCTTCAGGATTCATGAAATTAATAGAAATCTGGCTTGTGTCAGCATTATTTATAtacagaaaaaggaaaaaggagcaTACATCTGGCCAGTCGTggcaaatatatataaaagcatCGGCTGGTTACAACTTACAACTATCTTTATCAATACACCTGCCAATGATGGGATGCCATAGTTTCTAGCtagttgtttttcttctttgaactaatattaattagttgCACTCACTGAGTTTTTGGGTTCATATGCAGGCCTAGAACCAGCTGTGTTTGCAGCTCTTGTTCCCAACAGTGCTAATAAACCACTGCAGGAATTAATAGATGAAATCATGGGGGACCATGAAATGCTGGTAACCTGACCTTGTTAAGTTCAGTAAGTTTCTAAACAAACATCAACTTTCTCACATTATTGAAACATTTAACTTTCTGCAGACTGGAAAACAGCTCGGCTAAACATAGGCAAAGGCAGATTGGAATTTAGAGGCTTGAGATTTCTTTCTCAGTATAATATGAGTCTATCTCTATATAGTTTATGCTGGACTTAAAGCAGTATTATACACATTTAgaacaatatttttcttttgcatcaTCGAGAATAGGCACAGAAATAAGCTAAGAGATTCTTTACTTGGGTCAAAAAGAACATGTTGATGTTGTCGGAACTTTGCTGCTAGTGACTTCTGGATTCTATCTGACATACTGTTGCAGCTCTCTTTTTCATTCTAATTCTAGGCAGACATACTGGATTCTAGCAGACTTCTAAGTGTTAGAGCTAGGAAGTCTCATAACATCAAAagtcaatttatttaaagcaCCTTTTGTTAATACACCCATTAAGTTCCCATTTCTGTTTGTGCTTCAGTCCATTGCCAGATTTTTGTGCTTCAGTACATTGCAAAGATGTAATGAGTGTATTTGTAAAGTCTAAAAATGTAAGATTTCAATTAATTGAACCCCATTCAGTTGTTCATCAAGTTTGAAAAGATCATAGTTgctagaattcaattctttcagCTTTAAAGAAAGGGCATTTTCAAAGTTGCTAGAACTCGATCCTTGCaagttaagaaaatataacttgaaagaaataagatcatGAGTCGAGTGACACTGTTCCACgagaatttaaataaattctactCTATCTCACAAGATTTATTCcaaatatttttcctttatccaAATTGCCACTGCACCTGACTAATTATCGTACATTCTCGCAGaacattaatttaaaatggtTGCGTTATTAGCACATTGTTCATCTGCTCATGCTAAAGAATTGCATCCTGCCTAAGCATTGGTTTACATAGGTCAGAGGATCAGATCGACCTTCTACAGCCGTTGCAACATGCTCACCATAAAAATCAGAAGCAGGTGCCTGTTCCTTGTTTATAAGCATGTTACTGAAGATTCTAAGGCAGAATACATTTCTTCAAGACATCATCTTCGAGTACCAGCAGCCTCAAATTAAGATTCACTTGTATGCATGACAAACTTCCACAAGCAACTGCAGTTGCCAATAACATGCTCAATATAAAACTGTCAAGTACCACATGACATATTCTTTACACACAGGATATGGATTTCAGAAcctaaaagacaattgcaaacATATATTTACAAACACATAAAACTGCGTTAAgtattgtaaatttttatcaatcaaCTGAAATGCCAACTCACCGAGTTCCTCATTCCTGATCCTGAACTactttctaaataattttttatgtacCTAAGTCTGGATAACCAAAGCTCCTCCAAACGCTAGACATGTGATAGTTACAAAATGAAAGTTTCTAGTACTGCTAGAAGACTTAGACTGTGCAAAATCCACGAGTGCCATTCCTAATGATGCCTAATGGATTGGGTTTTCAATTCATTGTTCTAATACACCATCAACCAGAAATCTCCAACCTAAGAACTTATCTAATATCATTACCAAACATAAGTGAAAACATTTAAACAAATCAACAGAAACCCAATTAAGAAAaccaaacaaaacaaaagaaaaggaacacCATACCTTAAAATCACTCCTCCTCATCACTCTCATCACTGAAGTAACTAGCTTTCTTCACTCTCTTCCTGTCCACTACATTACTCTCCCCTTCCCTCTTCAACAACCTCTCGTCCGCCCCTCCATCCACCACTGACGCCCAATTCTCCTCCTCCTCAAACCCattctcctcctcctcctcctcctcctccccATCATCACCACCAGCACCACGACGAagaccaccaccaccaccagtACCACGACCACAGCCACCTCTCCGGCCTCGCTTCTCGACCGCCACTGGCCTTTCTCTGGGTCCCAATTGATTTTTGGGACACTCATAAGACAAATGCCCAATCTCTCCACACTCATAACACCTACTCTTATCTTTATAAACCCTTTTCTTTATAAACTCCGCCGCCCTGCCGTTGTCGGAGGCGATTGAAGCAGAGAGTGTACGTCCGTTGAGGATTTTTTTGTCCATCTGTTTTGCTGCTGATACGGCATCGTCCCTAGAAACGAATTGAATAAAGGCGACGCCTTTTGACTGTCGCGATTGCTTGTCTTTAAGGACGGTGACTCTGGCAATCTTCCCGAAAGTAGAGAAGAGAGTGTGGAGGTCGGAGTTTGTGAGGGAGTAATCTAGGTTTGATACGTAAACCGTTGATTTTGATGGTGCTAGGCCTCCTGAACCGTTGGATTTGGATTTAGGGTTCTTTTGGTTTAATGACGATAAGGTGGAAGTGGAGGTGGAGGAATAGCGGTAATAGAACGTATCGTCGTCGTCGTCGTCCCTATTGCGTTTATTCTTCaccattatttcttcttttttgtttttaattgatgaaactCAAGAGGAAGTAATTACGGACAGTGACACGCTTGTTGTTCttaaataatcttttttattattattagttttgtATAAATTATAAGGATGACTTTTTgctctttttaaattaaaaaattagtgaaTTTTGGAGTCCCAATaacttaattcttttatgcttttgtgtattaacaaataacattttataaaatttttagattaaatataaataattttaatatataaaatttctaaaattttacataaaaattatttattaaattttcttgtaaatttatttaaatattatggatttttattaaataaatatataaaatattaaaaataagcacagtattttaaattataatattttaaaattttgtaagaagttaatttgttttaataaaataatataattttttatttaatcagaataatatttaattttattaaatagattttacTAGAGCAGAAAAATTGCAAACTATAGAATATTTTTCATAACTAATTAGAGCTGTAAAGGGAATGGTGAAGGAGGCTTAGGCTGGAAGGATCTCTAATGTTTCAATATGTCTTGATCTCTTTCCTTGGGTATTGAAAGAGaaatataattcattattcaataataaatttatattatcatgaaatttatttataataaattttaatgaaataaaaattataaatttatcaatcaatttggtttatttaattatttttttgattaaaGTTATATCAAaccaaactaattaaaattaccaAATCCAAGATTATATACCgaaccaaaattataaaattaacttttggcgaaaaaggaaaattataaaaattaactgaattattaaattgtaaattatcaaatttaaaactatatagaGAACCAAAATTATAAGGGTTAActgaattttgaaattatatcaGATCAGTTGagttaatttattcttttttggttttaacCTAACAGAGCTCACCAACCCAGAAGGgcagaaggagaagaagaagaagaagaagaagaagaagaagaaaacagaaaCAGAAAACTACTTGCAACAGACCTTTTCTTCCCAGTCACCATTTTTCTCTGTTTTCTCAGTGTCTACAAatcaaaaactgaaaaaaaaagaaaaaaaaatgaatccACCTTCTCCAAATCCGAATCCAAATCCAGATGAATTCTCTTCTCTCCCGCTGGAATTCATTTCTTTCCCTCCAATCTCTAACCCAACTCCCACCCTGAACCCTAACCCTAACCCCACAACCCCTCACTTCCTCTCCTTCTCCATCCCCAAAAAACGACGTCGCGGCCGTTCCCAACGCACCACCACAATACCAACGACGTCGTTTCACCTCCCTCCAATCCCACCTTTTCCACCCAAATCCAGCTTTAACACACCCCAAAATTCTAACTCTAATTCTTTAACACTAACACAGCAACAACCAATCCCCGACATTTCCGAGGAGATTATTGTAATCAATAAGGAGTCCACCAGCGAAGCATTAATTGCACTTTCTTCCGGTTTTCCCGCTGATTCTTTAACGGAAGAAGAGATTGAAGCAGGTGTCGTTTCGGTCATTGGTGGAATTGAACAggttaattatattctaattagaAATCATATCATTACAAAATGGCGCGAAAATTTTAACACTTGGATTACTAAGGATATGTTTTTAAACTCGGTTCCAAAACATTGTCATGGTCTGTTAGATTCTGCTTATGAATATTTAGTTTCGCGcggatttattaattttggagTTTCGCAGTCGATTAAGGATAGAATACCTGGGGAGTTGAATAAGTGTAATGTGATAATAATTGGTGCTGGTTTAGCTGGATTGGCCGCTGCTAGACAGTTGATGAGGTTTGGGTTTAAAGTTACTGTTCTTGAGGGGAGAAAACGTGCCGGTGGGAGAGTTTATacaaagaaaatggagagTGGAAGTGGGAATAGGGTTTCTGCATCGGCGGATTTAGGTGGGAGTGTGTTGACTGGGACTTTGGGTAATCCGTTAGGGATTTTGGCTAGGCAGCTAGGATGCTCGTTGCACAAGGTGAGAGATAAGTGTCCGCTTTATAGGTTTGATGGGAAACCAGTTGATTTGGATATGGATATGAAGGTTGAGACTGCGTTTAATCATTTATTGGATAAGGCTAGTAAGCTTAGGCAGTTGATGGGGGATGTTTCAATGGATGTGTCATTAGGGGCAGCTGTGGAGACTTTTAGACAGGTTTATGGGGATGAGGTGAATGATGAGGAAATGAACTTGTTTAATTGGCATTGTGCAAATTTGGA
The nucleotide sequence above comes from Ricinus communis isolate WT05 ecotype wild-type chromosome 6, ASM1957865v1, whole genome shotgun sequence. Encoded proteins:
- the LOC8260129 gene encoding U11/U12 small nuclear ribonucleoprotein 31 kDa protein; the encoded protein is MVKNKRNRDDDDDDTFYYRYSSTSTSTLSSLNQKNPKSKSNGSGGLAPSKSTVYVSNLDYSLTNSDLHTLFSTFGKIARVTVLKDKQSRQSKGVAFIQFVSRDDAVSAAKQMDKKILNGRTLSASIASDNGRAAEFIKKRVYKDKSRCYECGEIGHLSYECPKNQLGPRERPVAVEKRGRRGGCGRGTGGGGGLRRGAGGDDGEEEEEEEENGFEEEENWASVVDGGADERLLKREGESNVVDRKRVKKASYFSDESDEEE